The Primulina tabacum isolate GXHZ01 chromosome 7, ASM2559414v2, whole genome shotgun sequence genome includes a window with the following:
- the LOC142552025 gene encoding uncharacterized protein LOC142552025 isoform X5 encodes MDDLDISSPPGKDPKFKEKLEVVSSSGDVKGKSDRFTFAFDFNELESFNFEPNLEKGPNARENKDNFENSPNESGCQDKGDTSNMNIFENTSTLDEEPKKPSVPGTAIGFDVDCQVDTADSELSGKNCPSLLATGYSGISNLSITTEEGAPCRANTSSEPAIATRSQPKISQTEKLISPDRIALEACAGKNAIPDLSSNTLSNNGPSFGISTDLLDKVGLTCSIGEQDANVPSISTSSFMECLTSESMYQPQRAAISEKKNGEKIQEGIEIHVKGSKKSTEIGQVVSLVEKSCLTSVIPGQFSNIQTSNEDQTTTSVIQKLVSVSQAVDNPISEKEIRPHEACSMSLLQTVKAECNVQKTSSTKTRVSLLSCKKMGLTQSSLIDGTRDLDSISSDRKLALPSLEHLKTSRRELALPQTRSQESYKGPKISIEGPHAVGVNHERKIKTSSTTHDTEAVKLKSFLRQREESMRGLDTLRSIATFPSLTMEISRKSSQNNANTTLSSEIASLPAIKDNPAKEDKILAVEGGLRNSDLHGQKTSSLNLDSSESSILKGANTLAKSGKTYDVSRKMAATIAHFADTPKRTLGTLSLKRKTMEECKTVFSMASPPKRLSPSSKERRNFAETSELVPDKQVSNHDIKEGDHCIESSSANSQISTWDTSHKVNFKGLETSFSMENDTNIRQAEAYSKELDNICNTLRKKHEEAKEILVRSIVNSNKLLLLLNHPLRNKKISF; translated from the exons GCTGGAAAGTTTCAATTTCGAACCAAACCTAGAAAAAGGTCCAAATGCTCGGGAAAACAaagataattttgaaaattctcCTAATGAAAGTGGGTGTCAAGACAAGGGAGATACTTCAAACAtgaatatttttgaaaacacaAGTACCTTAGATGAGGAGCCCAAAAAGCCATCAGTGCCTGGAACTGCAATTGGTTTTGACGTGGATTGTCAAGTTGATACCGCAGATTCTGAACTTTCCGGGAAAAATTGCCCTTCTTTATTGGCAACTGGTTATTCTGGTATCTCAAACCTTTCAATTACCACCGAGGAAGGTGCACCTTGTAGAGCTAATACCTCTTCCGAGCCAGCAATTGCAACCAGGAGCCAACCAAAAATTAGTCAAACTGAAAAGTTGATTTCTCCTGACCGAATTGCTCTTGAAGCTTGTGCTGGAAAGAATGCCATCCCAGATCTGTCATCCAACACTCTCTCAAATAACGGTCCAAGTTTTGGAATTTCAACAGATTTGCTAGACAAAGTTGGGTTGACATGCTCAATTGGAGAACAAGATGCCAATGTGCCATCAATATCTACTTCAAGCTTTATGGAATGCCTGACGTCAGAAAGCATGTACCAGCCTCAGAGAGCTGCAATCTCAGAGAAGAAAAATGGTGAAAAGATTCAAGAGGGGATTGAGATTCATGTGAAAGGAAGTAAGAAAAGTACTGAAATTGGTCAAGTTGTTTCACTTGTTGAAAAGTCTTGCTTGACTAGTGTTATTCCTGGGCAATTTTCTAACATACAAACAAGCAATGAGGATCAGACAACCACTTCAGTGATCCAGAAGTTGGTCTCAGTCAG TCAAGCAGTTGATAATCCAATTTCAGAGAAAGAAATAAGACCACATGAGGCATGCTCGATGTCTTTACTTCAGACGGTTAAAGCTGAATGTAATGTGCAGAAGACATCATCAACTAAAACAAGGGTTTCCTTGTTAAGTTGTAAGAAAATGGGCTTAACTCAATCTAGTCTTATTGATGGAACAAG GGATTTGGATAGTATTTCAAGTGACAGAAAACTAGCTTTGCCTTCCTTGGAACATTTAAAAACTTCAAGGAGGGAACTTGCCCTTCCCCAAACACGGAGTCAGGAAAGCTATAAGGGGCCAAAGATTAGCAT AGAAGGGCCTCATGCTGTTGGGGTAAATCATGAGAGGAAAATAAAAACTTCTTCAACTACCCATGATACAGAAGCAGTAAAATTAAAATCCTTTCTTAGGCAAAGAGAAGAGAGCATGAGAGGTCTGGATACTCTCAG ATCTATTGCTACTTTCCCAAGTTTAACTATGGAGATCAGCAGAAAAAGTTCACAAAACAATGCAAATACAACTTTATCTTCAGAGATTGCATCTCTCCCTGCCATCAAAGACAATCCTGCAAAAGAAGATAAGATTTTAGCAGTTGAAGGTGGTCTGAGGAATTCGGATCTCCATGGACAGAAAACCTCCAG TTTAAACCTTGATTCTTCAGAGTCCTCCATTCTGAAAGGTGCCAATACCTTAGCAAAGAGTGGGAAAACCTATGATGTATCAAGGAAAATGGCAGCCACTATTGCCCATTTTGCTGACACACCGAAGCGAACGCTTGGTACTTTGTCACTGAAGCGGAAGACCATGGAg GAATGTAAAACTGTTTTCAGTATGGCAAGTCCACCTAAACGGCTCTCCCCTTCATCAAAAGAAAGGAG AAATTTTGCGGAAACATCTGAATTGGTTCCTGACAAACAG GTATCCAACCATGATATCAAGGAAGGGGATCATTGTATTGAAAGTTCATCAGCAAATTCTCAAATCTCTACATGGGATACTTCCCACAAGGTGAACTTCAAAGGACTAGAGACGAGTTTCTCAATGGAGAATGATACCAACATTAGACAAGCTGAAGCTTATAGCAAGGAACTTGATAAT ATTTGCAACACGCtgagaaagaaacatgaggaaGCAAAAGAAATATTGGTTCGGTCTATTGTGAATAGCAAtaagctgctgctgctgctcaACCATCCTCTTCGTAACAAGAAGATATCCTTTTAA
- the LOC142551009 gene encoding uncharacterized protein LOC142551009, translating into MKHDGFKSVAVKIAFWAAAKATRIEEFQVHMAELKDIDAKAYEWLAKKPENQWSKAYFSTTPKSDILLNNMCESFNSFIIDAREKPVIEMYEMIRNLLMGRFQKNRERANKWNGRICSKIKDVLAKIYVEAIRYSPMKSDEMHYQIMRSDDRRDQHSVDLFNRSCSFGKYDLTSIPCKHAVCAIWCKKDDPEAYVHPYYLVETYRRCYAARIMHVNGPDLWPPCDLVPPLPQFTYKKLEGLQNYEEENQMNHPLLKIS; encoded by the coding sequence ATGAAACATGATGGATTCAAGAGTGTAGCGGTTAAGATTGCCTTTTGGGCTGCGGCAAAAGCGACAAGAATTGAAGAGTTTCAAGTGCACATGGCTGAGTTGAAAGACATCGATGCAAAGGCATATGAATGGCTGGCGAAAAAACCCGAAAACCAGTGGTCTAAGGCATATTTCAGTACCACTCCTAAATCAGACATCTTGTTGAACAACATGTGTGAAAGTTTTAACAGCTTCATTATAGATGCCAGGGAGAAGCCAGTAATTGAGATGTATGAGATGATACGAAATCTTTTGATGGGCAGATTTCAAAAAAACAGAGAGAGGGCTAACAAATGGAATGGTAGAATTTGTTCAAAGATCAAAGATGTGCTTGCAAAGATATATGTGGAAGCTATTAGGTATTCTCCCATGAAGTCAGATGAAATGCACTACCAGATAATGAGATCAGATGATAGACGTGATCAGCATTCGGTTGACTTGTTCAACAGGTCTTGCAGTTTTGGGAAATATGACTTGACAAGCATACCTTGCAAGCACGCTGTATGCGCCATTTGGTGCAAAAAAGATGATCCAGAAGCATATGTCCATCCTTATTACTTGGTAGAGACATATAGAAGATGTTATGCAGCACGAATAATGCATGTCAATGGGCCAGACTTGTGGCCCCCATGTGATTTGGTGCCACCACTGCCCCAGTTTACATACAAAAAGTTGGAAGGCCTGCAAAATTACGAAGAAGAGAACCAGATGAACCACCCCCTTCTGAAAATAAGTTGA
- the LOC142551010 gene encoding uncharacterized protein LOC142551010: MGKTYVVFVGRKPGVYETWEEAHSQVNKFSGAYHKSYWNRDEASNAFHAYLEKQNSSASFMSDEESSCATFNTAPNRSTDAEKLLKVKDLLLYLENENRNHLKKVAGLVEEIKQLVQSLEISGEN, encoded by the exons ATG GGGAAAACATATGTTGTCTTCGTTGGACGTAAACCTGGTGTATACGAGACATGGGAAGAAGCACATAGTCAAGTCAACAAATTCAGTGGGGCTTATCATAAATCATACTGGAATAGGGATGAAGCATCAAATGCTTTTCATGCATACCTAGAGAAACAAAATTCATCTGCTTCATTTATGTCTGACGAAGAAAGTTCGTGTGCAACTTTTAACACCGCTCCAAACAGAAGTACTGACgctgaaaaattattaaaagtgaAAGATTTGCTTTTATATTTAGAAAATGAGAACCGCAATCATTTAAAGAAGGTTGCAGGGTTAGTGGAAGAGATTAAACAACTAGTACAATCTCTAGAAATTAGTGGCGAAAATTAG
- the LOC142550788 gene encoding uncharacterized protein LOC142550788, which translates to MTNDSCWQVRNFDGCHSHCVRDFKNKCVNSTWLGKTFAKKFSTNPKLGHLEFREEISTILQSDFSRKTAYMAKRKTLKLVQGSVAEQFRQIRKYCAELKRSDAGATVVLKLTEDDEGPRFQRLYVCFSACKQGFKNACRHVIGVDGCFLKVEHGGQLLSAVGLDPNNNIFPICYAMVERETKDSWTWFLQLLDEDIGVGNDPHTWTFMSDKQKGLIPALESLFPDAEHRFCVRHL; encoded by the coding sequence ATGACTAATGATAGTTGTTGGCAAGTCAGAAATTTTGATGGATGTCACAGTCATTGTGTTCGTGATTTTAAAAACAAGTGTGTCAACTCAACGTGGTTGGGGAAGACGTTTGCCAAAAAATTCAGCACAAATCCTAAATTGGGACACTTGGAATTTAGGGAAGAGATTTCTACCATTCTTCAGTCAGATTTTTCAAGGAAGACCGCCTACATGGCTAAGAGAAAGACGCTGAAATTAGTGCAAGGTTCTGTCGCTGAGCAGTTTCGACAAATAAGAAAGTATTGTGCTGAATTGAAAAGATCCGACGCTGGGGCTACTGTAGTTTTGAAGTTGACAGAGGATGACGAAGGTCCAAGGTTTCAGAGATTGTATGTTTGTTTTTCAGCTTGCAAACAAGGATTTAAGAATGCTTGTCGGCATGTCATTGGTGTTGATGGATGCTTCCTAAAGGTAGAACATGGTGGGCAATTGTTATCGGCCGTGGGGCTAGATCCAAATAATAACATTTTTCCAATATGTTATGCAATGGTTGAGCGTGAAACAAAAGATAGTTGGACATGGTTTCTTCAGCTCCTAGATGAAGACATTGGTGTTGGCAATGATCCGCATACTTGGACATTTATGTCAGATAAGCAAAAAGGTTTGATTCCTGCACTTGAATCTTTGTTTCCTGATGCTGAACATAGATTTTGTGTGAGACACTTATAA